From one Humulus lupulus chromosome 8, drHumLupu1.1, whole genome shotgun sequence genomic stretch:
- the LOC133794985 gene encoding pentatricopeptide repeat-containing protein At1g11710, mitochondrial isoform X1 encodes MSFCVPRTRSQLLRRSFHLGKQFSNPTGAAEDIVFRAICVNVKQKKWKFLEQITPSLTDSLVSRVLREFHKSPKLALEFYNRIGESKKISLSLESSCTLIHVFVNSRRYDHALSLMGSLMSSNVVSPLKILEGLVKSYDACGSCPAVFDALVRACTQFGATEGAYEVMEKLRMDSFWVTIHAWNNFLSHLLKLNETCRFWSMYREMVSFGYVENVYSFNLVVYALCKECKLLEAVSVFYRMLKSGVWPNIVTFNMIMDGACRMGDLEFALKLFKKMEVMSGECVKPNSVSYNCIINGFCKIGAVFFAEKLRNEMIKAGIECNVRTYATLVDGFARVGNLEDALRLSDEMTERGLTPNAVVYNTVIHWLYAEGDMEGASLLFSDMVEKHICPDQFTYSILINGLCRKGNVNEALKLHKLVRDKKIIEDIFSYNILINHMCKTKNLAAAKQLLGSMFVRGLPPDLVTYGTFIDGYCKEGIIESAVQVYEKMIKADKKPNLVMYNSVMNGLCKEASVDVAEILFDELMSIGTFDATTFNTLINGFCITGNFKAALDLVSEMRKVGVSSNEVTFNTLVNFLCKLGCFQHAKELMKVMIVHGVVPDFITYTTLITSFIKNCSPEEVIELHDYMLINGVIPDRRTYKAVVRPLFQEENAKNSRAE; translated from the coding sequence ATGAGTTTTTGTGTACCCAGAACTCGTTCTCAACTATTAAGGCGTAGTTTTCACTTGGGCAAGCAGTTCTCGAACCCAACTGGTGCTGCTGAGGACATTGTTTTCAGAGCAATTTGTGTTAATGTCAAACAGAAGAAATGGAAGTTCTTGGAGCAAATCACTCCCAGTCTCACCGATTCCTTGGTGAGTCGTGTTCTTCGCGAGTTTCACAAGTCGCCCAAGTTGGCTTTAGAATTTTACAATCGGATTGGAGAGAGCAAAAAAATTTCACTCTCTTTAGAATCTTCTTGTACTTTGATTCACGTTTTTGTCAATTCAAGGAGATACGACCATGCTCTGAGTCTAATGGGAAGTCTAATGAGTTCAAATGTGGTTTCTCCATTGAAGATTTTAGAAGGTTTGGTTAAGAGCTATGATGCATGTGGTTCATGTCCAGCTGTGTTTGATGCATTGGTTAGGGCTTGCACTCAGTTTGGAGCGACCGAAGGTGCTTATGAAGTTATGGAGAAGCTTAGGATGGATAGTTTTTGGGTAACAATTCATGCTTGGAATAACTTTCTTAGCCATCTTTTGAAGTTGAATGAGACATGTAGGTTTTGGAGTATGTACAGGGAAATGGTTTCATTTGGGTATGTTGAAAATGTATATAGTTTTAATTTGGTTGTTTATGCTCTTTGTAAAGAATGTAAATTGCTTGAAGCAGTCTCAGTTTTTTATAGGATGTTGAAGAGTGGTGTTTGGCCTAATATTGTCACTTTTAACATGATTATGGATGGAGCCTGTAGGATGGGTGATTTGGAATTTGCTTTGAAGCTTTTCAAGAAGATGGAAGTCATGTCAGGTGAGTGTGTAAAGCCCAATTCAGTCTCTTACAATTGCATTATTAACGGGTTCTGCAAAATTGGTGCTGTTTTTTTTGCTGAAAAACTTCGAAATGAAATGATTAAGGCTGGTATAGAGTGTAATGTTAGGACTTATGCAACCCTAGTAGATGGGTTTGCGAGAGTTGGGAATTTGGAAGATGCACTTAGATTGTCTGATGAAATGACTGAAAGAGGTCTGACCCCTAATGCTGTTGTTTACAATACAGTCATTCATTGGCTTTATGCAGAAGGTGATATGGAAGGAGCTTCCTTGCTTttctctgacatggttgaaaaacATATATGTCCTGATCAGTTCACCTATTCGATCCTCATAAATGGGCTATGCAGAAAGGGGAATGTGAATGAAGCTCTCAAGCTTCATAAACTAGTACGCGATAAGAAAATTATAGAAGATATATTTTCTTACAATATCCTTATCAATCATATGTGCAAAACTAAGAATTTGGCAGCAGCCAAGCAGTTGTTGGGCAGTATGTTTGTTCGCGGTCTACCTCCAGACCTTGTCACTTATGGCACCTTTATTGATGGTTACTGCAAAGAAGGGATCATTGAAAGTGCAGTTCAAGTTTATGAAAAGATGATTAAGGCTGACAAGAAACCCAATTTGGTGATGTACAACTCTGTTATGAATGGTTTATGCAAGGAAGCATCAGTTGATGTAGCAGAAATTTTATTTGATGAGTTAATGAGTATTGGGACTTTTGATGCCACTACTTTTAACACGTTGATAAATGGATTTTGTATTACGGGAAACTTTAAGGCAGCGTTGGATTTGGTTTCAGAAATGAGAAAGGTGGGAGTCTCTTCCAATGAAGTGACATTCAATACATTAGTCAACTTTTTGTGCAAGTTGGGGTGCTTCCAACATGCAAAGGAGCTTATGAAGGTGATGATAGTTCATGGTGTAGTTCCTGATTTTATAACATATACCACTCTGATTACCAGTTTCATTAAGAATTGTAGTCCAGAAGAGGTTATTGAACTGCATGACTATATGTTGATTAATGGAGTAATTCCTGATAGGCGGACGTACAAGGCTGTTGTCCGTCCGCTTTTCCAAGAAGAAAATGCCAAGAATAGCCGAGCAGAATGA
- the LOC133794985 gene encoding pentatricopeptide repeat-containing protein At1g11710, mitochondrial isoform X2, which yields MSFCVPRTRSQLLRRSFHLGKQFSNPTGAAEDIVFRAICVNVKQKKWKFLEQITPSLTDSLVSRVLREFHKSPKLALEFYNRIGESKKISLSLESSCTLIHVFVNSRRYDHALSLMGSLMSSNVVSPLKILEGLVKSYDACGSCPAVFDALVRACTQFGATEGAYEVMEKLRMDSFWVTIHAWNNFLSHLLKLNETCRFWSMYREMVSFGMLKSGVWPNIVTFNMIMDGACRMGDLEFALKLFKKMEVMSGECVKPNSVSYNCIINGFCKIGAVFFAEKLRNEMIKAGIECNVRTYATLVDGFARVGNLEDALRLSDEMTERGLTPNAVVYNTVIHWLYAEGDMEGASLLFSDMVEKHICPDQFTYSILINGLCRKGNVNEALKLHKLVRDKKIIEDIFSYNILINHMCKTKNLAAAKQLLGSMFVRGLPPDLVTYGTFIDGYCKEGIIESAVQVYEKMIKADKKPNLVMYNSVMNGLCKEASVDVAEILFDELMSIGTFDATTFNTLINGFCITGNFKAALDLVSEMRKVGVSSNEVTFNTLVNFLCKLGCFQHAKELMKVMIVHGVVPDFITYTTLITSFIKNCSPEEVIELHDYMLINGVIPDRRTYKAVVRPLFQEENAKNSRAE from the exons ATGAGTTTTTGTGTACCCAGAACTCGTTCTCAACTATTAAGGCGTAGTTTTCACTTGGGCAAGCAGTTCTCGAACCCAACTGGTGCTGCTGAGGACATTGTTTTCAGAGCAATTTGTGTTAATGTCAAACAGAAGAAATGGAAGTTCTTGGAGCAAATCACTCCCAGTCTCACCGATTCCTTGGTGAGTCGTGTTCTTCGCGAGTTTCACAAGTCGCCCAAGTTGGCTTTAGAATTTTACAATCGGATTGGAGAGAGCAAAAAAATTTCACTCTCTTTAGAATCTTCTTGTACTTTGATTCACGTTTTTGTCAATTCAAGGAGATACGACCATGCTCTGAGTCTAATGGGAAGTCTAATGAGTTCAAATGTGGTTTCTCCATTGAAGATTTTAGAAGGTTTGGTTAAGAGCTATGATGCATGTGGTTCATGTCCAGCTGTGTTTGATGCATTGGTTAGGGCTTGCACTCAGTTTGGAGCGACCGAAGGTGCTTATGAAGTTATGGAGAAGCTTAGGATGGATAGTTTTTGGGTAACAATTCATGCTTGGAATAACTTTCTTAGCCATCTTTTGAAGTTGAATGAGACATGTAGGTTTTGGAGTATGTACAGGGAAATGGTTTCATTTGG GATGTTGAAGAGTGGTGTTTGGCCTAATATTGTCACTTTTAACATGATTATGGATGGAGCCTGTAGGATGGGTGATTTGGAATTTGCTTTGAAGCTTTTCAAGAAGATGGAAGTCATGTCAGGTGAGTGTGTAAAGCCCAATTCAGTCTCTTACAATTGCATTATTAACGGGTTCTGCAAAATTGGTGCTGTTTTTTTTGCTGAAAAACTTCGAAATGAAATGATTAAGGCTGGTATAGAGTGTAATGTTAGGACTTATGCAACCCTAGTAGATGGGTTTGCGAGAGTTGGGAATTTGGAAGATGCACTTAGATTGTCTGATGAAATGACTGAAAGAGGTCTGACCCCTAATGCTGTTGTTTACAATACAGTCATTCATTGGCTTTATGCAGAAGGTGATATGGAAGGAGCTTCCTTGCTTttctctgacatggttgaaaaacATATATGTCCTGATCAGTTCACCTATTCGATCCTCATAAATGGGCTATGCAGAAAGGGGAATGTGAATGAAGCTCTCAAGCTTCATAAACTAGTACGCGATAAGAAAATTATAGAAGATATATTTTCTTACAATATCCTTATCAATCATATGTGCAAAACTAAGAATTTGGCAGCAGCCAAGCAGTTGTTGGGCAGTATGTTTGTTCGCGGTCTACCTCCAGACCTTGTCACTTATGGCACCTTTATTGATGGTTACTGCAAAGAAGGGATCATTGAAAGTGCAGTTCAAGTTTATGAAAAGATGATTAAGGCTGACAAGAAACCCAATTTGGTGATGTACAACTCTGTTATGAATGGTTTATGCAAGGAAGCATCAGTTGATGTAGCAGAAATTTTATTTGATGAGTTAATGAGTATTGGGACTTTTGATGCCACTACTTTTAACACGTTGATAAATGGATTTTGTATTACGGGAAACTTTAAGGCAGCGTTGGATTTGGTTTCAGAAATGAGAAAGGTGGGAGTCTCTTCCAATGAAGTGACATTCAATACATTAGTCAACTTTTTGTGCAAGTTGGGGTGCTTCCAACATGCAAAGGAGCTTATGAAGGTGATGATAGTTCATGGTGTAGTTCCTGATTTTATAACATATACCACTCTGATTACCAGTTTCATTAAGAATTGTAGTCCAGAAGAGGTTATTGAACTGCATGACTATATGTTGATTAATGGAGTAATTCCTGATAGGCGGACGTACAAGGCTGTTGTCCGTCCGCTTTTCCAAGAAGAAAATGCCAAGAATAGCCGAGCAGAATGA
- the LOC133794985 gene encoding pentatricopeptide repeat-containing protein At1g11710, mitochondrial isoform X3 produces the protein MSFCVPRTRSQLLRRSFHLGKQFSNPTGAAEDIVFRAICVNVKQKKWKFLEQITPSLTDSLVSRVLREFHKSPKLALEFYNRIGESKKISLSLESSCTLIHVFVNSRRYDHALSLMGSLMSSNVVSPLKILEGLVKSYDACGSCPAVFDALVRACTQFGATEGAYEVMEKLRMDSFWVTIHAWNNFLSHLLKLNETCRFWSMYREMVSFGMGDLEFALKLFKKMEVMSGECVKPNSVSYNCIINGFCKIGAVFFAEKLRNEMIKAGIECNVRTYATLVDGFARVGNLEDALRLSDEMTERGLTPNAVVYNTVIHWLYAEGDMEGASLLFSDMVEKHICPDQFTYSILINGLCRKGNVNEALKLHKLVRDKKIIEDIFSYNILINHMCKTKNLAAAKQLLGSMFVRGLPPDLVTYGTFIDGYCKEGIIESAVQVYEKMIKADKKPNLVMYNSVMNGLCKEASVDVAEILFDELMSIGTFDATTFNTLINGFCITGNFKAALDLVSEMRKVGVSSNEVTFNTLVNFLCKLGCFQHAKELMKVMIVHGVVPDFITYTTLITSFIKNCSPEEVIELHDYMLINGVIPDRRTYKAVVRPLFQEENAKNSRAE, from the exons ATGAGTTTTTGTGTACCCAGAACTCGTTCTCAACTATTAAGGCGTAGTTTTCACTTGGGCAAGCAGTTCTCGAACCCAACTGGTGCTGCTGAGGACATTGTTTTCAGAGCAATTTGTGTTAATGTCAAACAGAAGAAATGGAAGTTCTTGGAGCAAATCACTCCCAGTCTCACCGATTCCTTGGTGAGTCGTGTTCTTCGCGAGTTTCACAAGTCGCCCAAGTTGGCTTTAGAATTTTACAATCGGATTGGAGAGAGCAAAAAAATTTCACTCTCTTTAGAATCTTCTTGTACTTTGATTCACGTTTTTGTCAATTCAAGGAGATACGACCATGCTCTGAGTCTAATGGGAAGTCTAATGAGTTCAAATGTGGTTTCTCCATTGAAGATTTTAGAAGGTTTGGTTAAGAGCTATGATGCATGTGGTTCATGTCCAGCTGTGTTTGATGCATTGGTTAGGGCTTGCACTCAGTTTGGAGCGACCGAAGGTGCTTATGAAGTTATGGAGAAGCTTAGGATGGATAGTTTTTGGGTAACAATTCATGCTTGGAATAACTTTCTTAGCCATCTTTTGAAGTTGAATGAGACATGTAGGTTTTGGAGTATGTACAGGGAAATGGTTTCATTTGG GATGGGTGATTTGGAATTTGCTTTGAAGCTTTTCAAGAAGATGGAAGTCATGTCAGGTGAGTGTGTAAAGCCCAATTCAGTCTCTTACAATTGCATTATTAACGGGTTCTGCAAAATTGGTGCTGTTTTTTTTGCTGAAAAACTTCGAAATGAAATGATTAAGGCTGGTATAGAGTGTAATGTTAGGACTTATGCAACCCTAGTAGATGGGTTTGCGAGAGTTGGGAATTTGGAAGATGCACTTAGATTGTCTGATGAAATGACTGAAAGAGGTCTGACCCCTAATGCTGTTGTTTACAATACAGTCATTCATTGGCTTTATGCAGAAGGTGATATGGAAGGAGCTTCCTTGCTTttctctgacatggttgaaaaacATATATGTCCTGATCAGTTCACCTATTCGATCCTCATAAATGGGCTATGCAGAAAGGGGAATGTGAATGAAGCTCTCAAGCTTCATAAACTAGTACGCGATAAGAAAATTATAGAAGATATATTTTCTTACAATATCCTTATCAATCATATGTGCAAAACTAAGAATTTGGCAGCAGCCAAGCAGTTGTTGGGCAGTATGTTTGTTCGCGGTCTACCTCCAGACCTTGTCACTTATGGCACCTTTATTGATGGTTACTGCAAAGAAGGGATCATTGAAAGTGCAGTTCAAGTTTATGAAAAGATGATTAAGGCTGACAAGAAACCCAATTTGGTGATGTACAACTCTGTTATGAATGGTTTATGCAAGGAAGCATCAGTTGATGTAGCAGAAATTTTATTTGATGAGTTAATGAGTATTGGGACTTTTGATGCCACTACTTTTAACACGTTGATAAATGGATTTTGTATTACGGGAAACTTTAAGGCAGCGTTGGATTTGGTTTCAGAAATGAGAAAGGTGGGAGTCTCTTCCAATGAAGTGACATTCAATACATTAGTCAACTTTTTGTGCAAGTTGGGGTGCTTCCAACATGCAAAGGAGCTTATGAAGGTGATGATAGTTCATGGTGTAGTTCCTGATTTTATAACATATACCACTCTGATTACCAGTTTCATTAAGAATTGTAGTCCAGAAGAGGTTATTGAACTGCATGACTATATGTTGATTAATGGAGTAATTCCTGATAGGCGGACGTACAAGGCTGTTGTCCGTCCGCTTTTCCAAGAAGAAAATGCCAAGAATAGCCGAGCAGAATGA